The Aerosakkonema funiforme FACHB-1375 genome has a segment encoding these proteins:
- a CDS encoding DNA double-strand break repair nuclease NurA, translated as MLDLTKVAREMQGLSQHLSAEATASRQRLLVAQKLLEEAYTRQAELAEQIEEGSDRFIFYPPIPVEPLDTCLEIPVPPKAHTVIATDGSQIAPSHHEIAYCYLINIGRVMLHYGQGRHPLLDSLPEVFYRPEDLYVSRQWGIRTEEWMGYRRTVSEALVLSELATGWAKSQVVSSELEKKEQDNHQSEIANPKLDVPTLAMVDGSLLYWFLDELPAEAIAHIIPPIMEAWEQMRKVGIPLLGYLSASRSSESLSFLRLQACTYSTPNCMAHCNHSQEKTPCQVFDPLRDIIFWASRLQPGQRGPLWRSTNKIINLYGDDHKIYFCYVHVGSEIARIEMPAWVAENSALLDLSLGLMLAQIQKGDGYPIVLSEAHNHAVVKGGDRARFFALLEQQMIKAGLKNVGTSYKETRKRSSIA; from the coding sequence ATGCTGGATCTGACAAAAGTAGCGCGAGAAATGCAAGGTTTGAGTCAGCACTTGAGTGCGGAGGCGACGGCGAGTCGCCAAAGATTGCTAGTGGCTCAAAAATTGCTGGAGGAGGCTTATACTAGACAGGCGGAGTTGGCGGAACAAATAGAAGAAGGTTCCGATCGCTTTATATTTTACCCGCCCATCCCAGTCGAACCCTTAGATACCTGCCTTGAGATTCCAGTTCCCCCAAAGGCGCATACTGTCATCGCTACGGATGGTTCCCAAATTGCCCCTTCTCACCACGAGATTGCTTACTGCTATCTGATCAATATCGGTCGGGTGATGTTGCATTACGGGCAGGGACGCCATCCCCTTCTCGATAGCTTACCAGAAGTTTTCTATCGGCCTGAAGATTTGTATGTTTCTCGTCAATGGGGAATTCGTACTGAAGAATGGATGGGTTATCGCCGTACTGTCTCGGAAGCGTTAGTTTTGTCAGAATTAGCCACAGGTTGGGCAAAAAGTCAAGTTGTAAGTTCGGAGTTGGAAAAGAAGGAACAGGATAATCATCAATCGGAAATTGCCAATCCAAAATTGGATGTACCAACTTTAGCAATGGTGGATGGTTCGCTGCTGTACTGGTTTTTGGATGAATTGCCAGCAGAGGCGATCGCGCACATCATACCGCCTATTATGGAAGCTTGGGAACAAATGCGAAAAGTTGGCATTCCCCTGCTCGGCTATCTCAGCGCCTCTCGCAGCAGCGAATCTCTGAGTTTTTTGCGTCTGCAAGCTTGTACTTACTCTACTCCCAACTGCATGGCTCATTGCAATCATTCACAAGAGAAAACGCCGTGTCAGGTTTTCGATCCTTTAAGAGATATAATTTTTTGGGCATCGCGTTTGCAACCGGGACAACGGGGTCCGCTATGGCGCAGTACAAATAAAATTATTAATTTGTACGGTGATGATCACAAAATTTATTTTTGCTACGTTCATGTAGGGAGCGAAATTGCTCGTATTGAAATGCCGGCATGGGTAGCAGAAAATTCTGCTTTATTAGATTTATCCCTCGGTCTAATGTTGGCGCAAATTCAAAAAGGGGATGGTTATCCAATTGTACTTTCAGAAGCGCACAATCATGCGGTAGTAAAAGGTGGCGATCGCGCTCGCTTCTTCGCTTTGCTGGAACAACAAATGATTAAAGCAGGTTTGAAGAATGTGGGCACATCTTACAAGGAAACTCGCAAGCGCAGTAGCATCGCTTAA
- a CDS encoding nucleotidyl cyclase domain-containing protein gives MIFSSVTTAALAAVEMQQELRAIQSGKGDDERLSIRISISLGDVLHQDRDIFLKKYMKNSTYNEMEFPATFNKGRS, from the coding sequence ATGATTTTCTCCAGTGTTACTACAGCTGCTCTGGCGGCGGTAGAAATGCAGCAGGAATTGAGAGCTATCCAATCAGGTAAAGGAGACGATGAGCGTTTATCAATTCGTATATCTATAAGTTTGGGCGATGTTTTACATCAAGATAGAGATATTTTTCTCAAAAAATATATGAAAAACTCCACCTACAATGAGATGGAGTTTCCCGCCACTTTCAATAAAGGGCGTAGCTAA
- a CDS encoding MoaF-related domain-containing protein, protein MKDIKLSLIGLLAIIALAGCTQPEPPQAAQTAQPVAQTTQPTQPKKIEWVGKTFLIDFGELKIKAHFPAANKYKWEYLTGNEKGKTGEETINSVEIRPNVHINSWVEKDGTAIVEVLDLEKKAVLAYGVKDKKISEYKAKLSEMK, encoded by the coding sequence ATGAAAGACATAAAATTGAGCTTAATCGGTTTATTGGCAATAATAGCCTTAGCTGGATGCACGCAGCCAGAACCGCCCCAAGCAGCACAAACAGCACAACCAGTAGCACAAACAACACAACCGACACAACCGAAAAAAATTGAGTGGGTAGGTAAAACATTCTTGATTGATTTTGGCGAACTAAAAATAAAGGCACACTTTCCAGCAGCCAACAAGTATAAATGGGAATATCTTACAGGTAACGAGAAAGGCAAAACTGGAGAGGAAACAATAAATTCTGTAGAAATTCGCCCCAATGTCCATATAAATTCGTGGGTAGAAAAAGACGGAACGGCGATAGTTGAAGTGTTGGATTTGGAAAAAAAGGCTGTGCTTGCCTATGGTGTTAAAGATAAGAAAATTAGCGAATACAAAGCAAAATTGAGCGAAATGAAGTAA
- the xseB gene encoding exodeoxyribonuclease VII small subunit, producing the protein MINYPNSPVSANIPLEKSWNYEEAVTKVEKIIAEIESGKLELAQIFDEFAAAVEYLRQCETFLQEKQQQVDLLIETLVDEADSF; encoded by the coding sequence ATGATTAATTATCCGAATTCACCAGTTTCCGCTAACATCCCATTAGAGAAAAGCTGGAATTACGAAGAAGCAGTTACAAAAGTTGAAAAGATCATCGCCGAAATAGAATCGGGTAAATTAGAATTAGCTCAAATTTTTGATGAGTTTGCCGCTGCGGTTGAATACTTGCGTCAGTGCGAAACTTTTTTGCAAGAAAAACAACAACAGGTGGATTTGTTGATTGAAACTCTTGTGGATGAAGCAGATTCTTTTTGA
- the xseA gene encoding exodeoxyribonuclease VII large subunit translates to MNSYFTDTVIPDTALSLAGLTDYIQDLLEQDDRLRQVWVYGEVSSTNKHPSGLFFTLQDSDGKATIRCVVWNSQMTKLAQQPTKGEQLLVLGSIRVYRQRGEYQLTVWQAFPAGEGLQALRYKQLRSRLEAEGLFDPQTKRSLPIHPQTIAVVTSPSAAAWGDIRKTLRQRYPGLHVLFSPAQVQGEQAPASIVAAIERVERDGRAEVLILARGGGAVEDLSCFNDEGVVRAIALCPIPVMTGIGHQRDESLADLAADFCAHTPTAAAEQVVPELDYLIAQHRERIATLKEVVDRQLDTAQAKILILRNKLRRLRLDRQIQQESRSLSWLRQRLVQVTNLKFQSASQHCQLLRQKLTTLDPKAVLQRGYAVVRQEDGTISRSAASLKLGQELSIQLSDGQVKVKVTEILDDRISQPKARKTRSYKKKDI, encoded by the coding sequence ATGAACTCTTATTTTACCGATACTGTAATTCCAGATACAGCCCTATCGCTGGCTGGGTTGACCGACTATATCCAAGACTTGTTAGAACAAGACGATCGACTGCGACAAGTTTGGGTATACGGTGAGGTTTCTAGCACTAATAAGCATCCCAGCGGGCTGTTCTTTACGCTGCAAGACTCAGACGGGAAAGCAACAATTCGCTGTGTGGTGTGGAATAGCCAAATGACCAAACTCGCACAGCAGCCGACAAAAGGCGAACAGTTGCTTGTTTTGGGCAGCATTCGCGTTTATCGCCAGCGGGGAGAATATCAGCTGACTGTTTGGCAGGCGTTTCCAGCCGGGGAAGGGTTGCAGGCGTTGCGCTACAAGCAGTTGCGATCGCGTCTGGAAGCGGAAGGACTGTTCGACCCCCAAACAAAGCGATCGCTTCCCATTCATCCCCAAACTATTGCTGTCGTCACTTCACCCTCTGCCGCCGCTTGGGGGGATATACGTAAAACACTGAGGCAACGCTATCCGGGTTTGCACGTACTCTTTTCTCCAGCGCAAGTGCAGGGCGAGCAGGCACCCGCTTCTATTGTGGCAGCGATCGAACGAGTGGAGCGAGATGGTCGGGCAGAGGTTTTGATTTTAGCGCGAGGGGGCGGTGCAGTTGAGGATTTAAGCTGCTTTAATGATGAAGGGGTGGTGAGAGCGATCGCTTTATGTCCAATTCCCGTTATGACCGGCATCGGTCATCAAAGAGATGAGTCTTTGGCTGACTTGGCGGCTGATTTCTGCGCTCATACTCCCACAGCTGCCGCCGAACAAGTCGTACCGGAACTAGACTATTTAATTGCACAACATCGAGAAAGAATTGCGACTTTGAAAGAAGTTGTCGATCGACAATTAGATACCGCGCAAGCTAAAATTTTAATATTGCGAAATAAGTTGCGGCGGCTGCGATTAGACAGGCAAATTCAGCAAGAAAGTCGATCGCTTTCTTGGTTGCGTCAAAGATTAGTCCAAGTGACAAACCTAAAATTTCAGTCAGCCAGTCAGCACTGTCAGCTACTGCGGCAAAAATTGACAACACTCGACCCGAAAGCTGTACTGCAACGCGGTTATGCGGTGGTACGGCAAGAAGATGGTACTATTTCTCGTTCTGCTGCTAGTTTAAAATTAGGACAGGAGTTGTCGATTCAGTTGAGTGACGGTCAAGTAAAAGTCAAAGTTACCGAAATTTTAGATGATCGGATTTCACAACCGAAAGCAAGAAAAACGCGAAGTTATAAAAAGAAGGATATTTGA
- the recA gene encoding recombinase RecA codes for MVANDIAGKEKALNLVLKQIEQQFGKGAIVRLGDATRMRVETIPSGALTLDLALGGGLPKGRVIEIYGPESSGKTTLALHAIAEIQKAGGIAAFVDAEHALDPTYAAALGVDIENLLVSQPDTGEAALEIVDQLVRSAAVDIVVVDSVAALVPRAEIEGDMGDAHVGLQARLMSQALRKITGNIGKSGCTVIFLNQLRQKIGVTYGNPETTTGGNALKFYASVRLDIRRIQTLKKGAEEFGNRVKVKVAKNKVAPPFRIAEFDIIFGKGISTMGCIVDIAEEVGVINRKGAWYSHNGENIAQGRDNTIKYLDENSQLAKTIQQQIREKLDKGAVVSANSVAHPSDIEEEEDLEDLE; via the coding sequence ATGGTAGCAAATGATATCGCTGGCAAGGAAAAAGCGCTAAACCTGGTACTCAAACAAATTGAACAACAATTTGGTAAAGGCGCGATCGTGCGTTTGGGCGATGCTACCCGCATGAGGGTGGAAACCATCCCCAGCGGGGCACTAACTTTAGATTTAGCCTTGGGTGGTGGCTTACCCAAAGGACGGGTGATCGAAATTTATGGCCCAGAAAGTTCCGGTAAAACAACGCTGGCGCTGCACGCGATCGCAGAAATACAAAAAGCCGGTGGCATAGCCGCCTTTGTGGATGCCGAACACGCCCTCGATCCCACCTACGCGGCGGCGCTGGGTGTCGATATCGAAAATTTGCTCGTTTCGCAACCCGATACTGGGGAAGCAGCACTGGAAATAGTCGATCAGTTAGTACGTTCTGCGGCGGTTGATATTGTGGTTGTTGACTCGGTAGCCGCCCTGGTACCGCGAGCTGAAATTGAAGGCGATATGGGCGATGCCCACGTTGGTTTGCAAGCTCGCTTGATGAGCCAAGCCCTACGTAAGATAACTGGTAATATAGGCAAATCTGGCTGTACGGTCATTTTCCTCAACCAACTGCGCCAGAAAATCGGTGTCACTTACGGCAATCCAGAAACCACTACTGGTGGTAACGCCCTCAAGTTCTACGCTTCGGTGCGACTCGATATTCGCCGCATTCAAACCCTCAAAAAAGGTGCGGAAGAATTCGGGAACCGTGTCAAAGTCAAAGTTGCCAAGAACAAAGTCGCTCCGCCCTTCCGCATTGCCGAGTTTGACATCATCTTTGGTAAGGGCATTTCCACAATGGGCTGTATTGTAGACATTGCGGAAGAAGTTGGTGTGATTAACCGTAAAGGAGCGTGGTACAGCCACAACGGTGAAAATATCGCCCAAGGTCGGGACAATACCATCAAGTATCTAGACGAAAATTCCCAACTCGCCAAAACTATCCAGCAGCAAATCCGCGAAAAATTGGATAAGGGAGCTGTAGTTTCCGCTAACTCGGTAGCTCACCCAAGCGATATCGAGGAAGAAGAAGATCTCGAAGATCTGGAATAG
- a CDS encoding FHA domain-containing protein encodes MELEKRLGLYQVFLRIYEHNRGLLDEILQLENSAPSSLGRAPAYVQGVVQGQQAYIVTNLLNGKTQRLFQPQKIWIIGRDRRIALPVRDGWMSRRHAAIQYIHNEGFYLVDLNSTNGSFVNGEPVIKRVLLQDGDRIRLGSLAITFFFGQTAQTVEPVPPEILAQINASTVRPPAPTDRQMLTTFADEDDYLSEKPDDTSLVLKAKLSSEDPTSPSSLPHLTASERSQILDRFLSSRHTTIEKN; translated from the coding sequence ATGGAACTGGAAAAACGCCTCGGTTTATATCAGGTATTTTTAAGGATTTACGAGCATAATCGTGGCTTATTAGATGAAATTTTACAATTAGAAAACTCAGCCCCTTCATCTCTAGGGAGGGCACCAGCTTACGTGCAAGGAGTGGTGCAGGGGCAGCAAGCTTATATTGTCACCAATTTACTTAACGGCAAAACGCAGCGACTATTTCAGCCTCAAAAAATCTGGATAATAGGGCGAGATCGTCGTATTGCCCTGCCAGTCCGGGATGGGTGGATGTCTCGCCGTCACGCCGCCATACAGTATATCCACAACGAAGGTTTCTACTTAGTTGACTTAAACAGCACCAACGGTTCATTTGTCAACGGCGAACCGGTGATTAAGCGCGTGCTGCTCCAGGATGGCGATCGAATTCGCTTGGGAAGTTTAGCCATAACCTTTTTCTTTGGTCAAACAGCCCAAACGGTAGAGCCAGTACCCCCAGAAATACTCGCGCAAATCAACGCCAGCACAGTCCGTCCTCCCGCACCGACCGATCGACAGATGCTGACAACGTTTGCCGACGAAGATGATTATCTAAGTGAGAAACCAGATGATACTTCTCTGGTTCTCAAAGCAAAACTTTCCTCTGAAGACCCCACCTCACCATCTTCTTTACCGCATTTGACGGCATCTGAGCGATCGCAAATTTTAGACCGCTTTCTGAGCAGTCGTCATACAACAATAGAAAAAAACTGA
- a CDS encoding DUF1815 family protein, giving the protein MFIRLAEQHRQFVQDLVMNLQALAIVLERRGYLASCYTCGGQMTSASFMVSLGDNHLIRFLVSDYGITWTEMRDDRELMKLEGAEAISQLQELANLVKYQMEASGCCAVSAKTD; this is encoded by the coding sequence GTGTTTATCAGACTTGCAGAGCAACACCGCCAATTTGTTCAAGATCTGGTTATGAACCTTCAAGCGCTGGCAATCGTGCTAGAGCGGCGAGGATACCTAGCTTCTTGCTATACGTGCGGTGGCCAAATGACAAGCGCCTCTTTCATGGTTAGCTTGGGGGATAATCATCTGATCAGATTTTTAGTCTCCGATTATGGGATAACTTGGACAGAGATGCGAGACGATCGGGAATTAATGAAGCTAGAGGGTGCGGAAGCTATCTCTCAGCTACAGGAACTAGCTAATCTCGTTAAATACCAAATGGAAGCTTCTGGGTGTTGTGCTGTTAGCGCCAAGACAGATTAG
- a CDS encoding DUF2839 domain-containing protein, which translates to MGEAKRRKATLGDKYGQEPSLVPWLPLTKSQAQEISKWVNRSTWIGIGLLVVFWVSVRFIGPAFGWWQVN; encoded by the coding sequence ATGGGCGAAGCGAAACGGCGTAAAGCCACTCTCGGAGATAAATACGGGCAAGAACCTTCCCTTGTCCCCTGGCTCCCGTTGACGAAATCTCAGGCACAAGAGATTTCTAAGTGGGTAAATCGCAGTACCTGGATAGGCATTGGCTTACTGGTCGTTTTCTGGGTGAGCGTGCGGTTTATAGGGCCTGCTTTCGGTTGGTGGCAAGTTAATTAA
- a CDS encoding ATP-dependent DNA helicase, with translation MIEVEVHNSLRAFLRSLGAGHWPHHLTMARLVARALRLGRSALIQVGVPAGINVRYRLSYLAPALIWPGPVILVATESVQQRLLKVEIPQLLGWIRTRKAIRTGDALPDADFQGLLLTSPEAWLFDRLTNQNRFGAGIPTIVDGVDDLETWTRLRLTAAIAPGNWDELMLAKPSQAKAIRNARVQLTKAVFQHPTNPYECYPIEPLEQDILKHLYEKLTGSEDAEENFSPSDGDLPDAWRIFWQRFQSDGQLVWAEIARRQGQFSLYCAPVDVASTLSGIWQQQPVVLIGGALELEAEAPIYRQRLGLGELTCVKFSADRHNELIHLYLPDGLPMPNTPQFQSALLLEIRRLLIVSTAVRGLTVLLVSDMPLKAQVAATLAAEFGSRVQVEKTCLDENGILVTGWEFWLEYQNVLPAPHLLAIASLPIPSLENPLVAGRVAYYKQQRQDWFRLYLLPETLNSLARAIAPVRETQGAIALLDSRAIHRSYGQQVLAALSPFARIDYLDLNFLSSDN, from the coding sequence GTGATTGAGGTAGAAGTACACAACTCACTGCGAGCGTTCCTGCGATCGCTAGGTGCAGGACACTGGCCCCATCATTTAACGATGGCAAGGCTGGTGGCACGAGCGTTGCGACTGGGGCGGAGCGCCTTGATTCAGGTAGGAGTTCCCGCAGGAATAAACGTGCGGTATCGCCTGAGTTACCTGGCACCAGCCTTGATCTGGCCGGGGCCAGTTATTCTGGTAGCAACGGAATCGGTGCAGCAGCGTCTGCTGAAAGTGGAAATACCCCAGCTGTTGGGGTGGATTCGGACTCGGAAGGCGATCCGAACGGGTGACGCTTTGCCTGACGCGGATTTCCAGGGACTGTTACTCACTTCTCCAGAAGCATGGCTCTTCGATCGGCTGACGAACCAAAACCGTTTTGGCGCGGGCATTCCCACCATCGTAGATGGTGTTGACGATTTGGAAACTTGGACTCGCTTACGGCTGACTGCGGCGATCGCACCGGGCAACTGGGACGAATTGATGTTGGCGAAACCATCCCAGGCGAAGGCGATTCGCAATGCACGAGTGCAACTGACAAAGGCAGTGTTTCAGCATCCTACTAACCCCTACGAATGCTATCCGATCGAGCCTTTAGAGCAAGATATCTTGAAGCATTTGTATGAAAAATTGACAGGATCAGAAGACGCAGAAGAAAATTTTTCCCCTTCTGACGGGGATTTACCGGATGCGTGGAGAATTTTTTGGCAGCGATTTCAAAGTGATGGGCAGCTAGTCTGGGCTGAAATTGCCCGACGACAAGGCCAGTTTTCTTTGTACTGCGCTCCTGTGGATGTAGCTTCAACTCTTAGCGGCATATGGCAGCAGCAACCTGTGGTTTTAATTGGCGGTGCTTTGGAGTTGGAGGCAGAGGCTCCTATTTATCGCCAGCGTCTGGGTTTGGGAGAATTGACTTGTGTGAAGTTTTCTGCCGATCGTCACAATGAATTAATTCATCTGTATTTACCAGATGGGTTACCTATGCCCAACACGCCCCAATTTCAATCTGCGCTCTTGTTGGAGATTCGCAGATTGCTGATTGTGAGTACGGCGGTACGAGGGCTGACGGTTTTGTTGGTGAGCGATATGCCGCTGAAGGCTCAGGTGGCGGCAACCCTGGCAGCTGAGTTTGGCTCGCGGGTTCAGGTGGAAAAAACTTGTTTGGATGAGAATGGCATTTTGGTCACAGGTTGGGAATTCTGGCTTGAGTATCAGAATGTCCTTCCAGCACCGCATTTGCTCGCGATCGCTAGTTTGCCGATCCCATCTCTGGAAAATCCTTTGGTTGCCGGTCGCGTTGCTTATTACAAGCAACAGCGTCAGGATTGGTTTCGCTTGTATCTGTTGCCGGAAACTCTCAACTCTCTTGCTAGAGCGATCGCTCCGGTACGAGAAACTCAGGGCGCGATCGCTTTGCTGGACAGCCGTGCCATTCACCGCAGCTACGGTCAGCAGGTACTGGCAGCTCTCTCTCCGTTCGCCCGCATCGACTATTTAGACCTCAACTTTTTGAGTTCCGATAATTAA
- the ctpA gene encoding carboxyl-terminal processing protease CtpA, which translates to MKKRFFRFGFLLLLSVVFVFGWWTPPASAFTDEQKIIAEVWRIVNQSYVDDTFNHQNWWLVRQKALKQPLKNREEAYAAIGQMLASLADPFTRHLQPDQYRSLQVNTSGELTGVGLQIALDEETGELQVLSPIAGSPAERAGIQPRDRILEIDGLSTKNISLDEAAARMRGPIGTNVTLRIIRDKTEPQEIKLVRDRIALNPVFAELRTQPEGLPFGYIRLNQFNANATQELANAIARLEQEGAEAYILDLRNNPGGLLQSGIEIARLWLDKGTIVYTVNRQGIIGSFDATGSALTKDPLVVLVNRGTASASEILAGALQDNHRAFLVGEKTFGKGLIQSLFDLSDGSGLAVTVAKYETPNHHDINKLGIIPDRVVSWESVSRDLVATEADPQYKAGLDLLIPPAVIADAA; encoded by the coding sequence ATGAAAAAACGCTTCTTTAGGTTCGGATTCCTACTACTCCTATCGGTTGTTTTTGTCTTCGGCTGGTGGACGCCGCCTGCCTCTGCTTTTACAGACGAACAAAAGATAATAGCAGAAGTATGGCGAATTGTCAATCAGTCCTATGTTGATGACACTTTCAATCATCAAAACTGGTGGTTAGTGCGCCAAAAGGCACTAAAACAACCTCTCAAAAATCGCGAGGAAGCATACGCAGCAATTGGACAAATGCTGGCAAGTTTGGCAGATCCTTTTACGCGACACCTCCAACCCGACCAATATCGGAGTTTGCAGGTCAACACTTCTGGAGAACTGACGGGTGTGGGACTGCAAATTGCCCTGGACGAAGAAACTGGAGAGTTGCAGGTGTTGTCGCCGATCGCAGGTTCGCCAGCGGAACGGGCAGGGATTCAACCGCGCGATCGCATTCTGGAAATTGATGGTTTGTCAACAAAAAATATTAGCCTTGACGAAGCTGCTGCGCGTATGCGCGGCCCCATTGGCACTAACGTTACCCTCAGAATAATACGAGATAAGACAGAACCGCAAGAAATTAAATTGGTACGCGATCGCATCGCCCTCAATCCAGTGTTTGCAGAATTGCGTACTCAACCAGAAGGATTGCCATTTGGCTACATTCGCCTCAATCAGTTTAACGCTAACGCCACTCAAGAGCTAGCTAACGCGATCGCTCGCTTAGAGCAAGAAGGAGCTGAAGCTTACATTTTAGACCTGCGGAACAATCCAGGCGGCCTCTTGCAATCCGGAATCGAAATTGCTCGCCTTTGGTTGGATAAAGGCACTATTGTTTATACAGTCAATCGCCAAGGAATCATCGGCAGTTTTGATGCCACGGGATCTGCACTTACCAAAGATCCCCTAGTAGTATTGGTCAATCGCGGTACCGCCAGTGCCAGCGAAATCCTTGCCGGTGCATTGCAGGACAACCATCGCGCTTTCCTTGTCGGCGAAAAAACCTTCGGGAAAGGCTTAATTCAATCATTGTTTGACCTCTCGGATGGATCTGGATTGGCTGTTACCGTCGCTAAGTACGAAACCCCAAACCATCACGATATCAACAAGTTAGGCATCATACCCGATCGAGTTGTCAGTTGGGAGTCTGTCAGTCGAGATCTAGTTGCTACAGAAGCAGATCCCCAATACAAAGCAGGCTTAGACTTGTTAATTCCGCCGGCGGTGATTGCCGATGCAGCCTAA